Within Populus trichocarpa isolate Nisqually-1 chromosome 6, P.trichocarpa_v4.1, whole genome shotgun sequence, the genomic segment GAAAGTTTCACAAACAGAAATTGGAGAATAAACAAACCTGGCAGTCACTTGGTTCTGCTTCCATGTTACCAGTCTCAGGTTCAAAAAACTCAAACCATGGACAGCAATCAAGGATTTCACAAACCAAAGTAATTGTCTCATGAACAACAAATCCAGCATCTGTGTCCAGCATATCTGATACTTTCATCAATTGAAGATCGGCATTGAAATATGCCTTTGTGCATAGGGAAGACTCCTTGCACAAACTTTTAGCAGGGTCATTTTGATTAACTATAGTAATCCTGTAATTGACCCAAAAATTGTCAATCAACGGATCACTCCCCAAGTATGCACATATATTTGCAGATGATTGATATATCcctgcaaaataataataataataataataacagggTAAGAATAATTACGGACAAGAGGATCCCCACTTATATGATATTACCTTGAAAATCttgtataatttgtttaaaaaaccaACTCACCAATTTGAAGTTTACAGCCACCAATTTCAAAAAATCTGCTTAATATTCTTCGGCTTAGCATTATTTccttgaaggataaaaaattttCCATCTTCCATGTAACTGAACAAGCATTGTCGCTCGACTCTGTTGTCATGAATGTCTCCTTCAATATGTGAACCTCTGCTGTAAAGACAGCAGTTTCATGACCAATAAACCCAGAGTCCTGGTCAAAAAGACTAGTAAGGGTCATGAATTCAGACCAGCCATGGTTTTTTGTAGCATTGGAGCATCGTTCTGCAGATTGTTTCACAACAGACTTCTCTATCATCTTCCCATTCATAACTGCCAACTGATAGACAATAAAAGAACTCCAATCACCAGAACTGTTTCCTGGATCCAAAACTTCAAGAAACGTTGAAAGGTGGATTGGTTTCTGAGATTGACCTGGTGCCATCAGGAATTACCAAAAAGTCACATCAGTTTTATGCTTTAATAAAATCTCAACATATCAGTGACTGTTATAAAAATCAACTCCATCTACATCCATTGTTTTATTACTTGCACTGAACAGCAGCATAGCCATTCTTTTTCAGTAAATGACTTGGCTATTATgactaatattttcttaaaagaaatgcCAAATAAGATTTTCAACTATGATTTTAGATTGTACATGAATCGCGTTCATGTATTTGCAAATCATGCAGAAACTGGAATTTTGCAAACTGTCACAGAGTTGTATAGAATAATTTCAAGCCTTTTCAAATAACTATTATCATGGAATTCAAGCACACTTCCTTCTTTCTATGTGTTAGAAGCCACTCTACATCAGAGTTCAGCCCAATTGATAATGCATGCTCCTAATATAAAAAGTGAACATAATGTAAGACCctaaacaaaacaatataaatgagGTTCACAATTACCTCTAGGATAAACTAAAATGCGGACTTCCATATTCCCAATCCGAAACCTCCTGCTCTTCACACACAGacctttcatcttctttttctttaaaatatcctTCAACCTTGAGAAATTCTCAATCTTCCAAATGATTTTTCCTGTGTAATCATCACATCTTTTTACCAGACCATACTTGCTCTTACCACCCAAGTAGCCACAATTAATCATCCCCTTACACTTACCACTAGAAACGCCTTCAATCCTGAAGGAAAAACTTGACTCCTGAATAGCATTAAAGGATACACTAACCAACACATTATCATCCACTACATATCCTTCATCAAAAAAATCAGAGATTTTCATAAACTCAGTCCAACCAAGACTCGTATCACCTCCTCCCCCAAACCTCCCATAATATTCCCTACTTACATGACTAACCCCTGGCTTTTGACTCAACACTGATATTCGAAAAAGACACCAACAACTCCTATCAATCACAGGGTTCTTCTCTATATCCTTAATATCCAAGAACAATGACAAATTCTCAGCCCCATTAACCATGCTTTTCGACAAATTAACCCCAAGATAAGCCTCCCATACTCGAAAAGCCGAACTAATTATCTTCTGAGTCTTCACCATTTGCTTCAACAAACCATAATTTCTTATACTCCAAGTAACCTTCCCATTCAAAGCATAAGACATTCCCTCACTACAATCACTCGAAAACTCCATTTTCTCATCCAAAACCCGAATTTCACCACTAATAGTTAAAACCCCATCTTTTAAAAACCCTGAATTAGCATCCAAAACTGTATTAGAAACCGCAAATTCACACCAACCAATAGATTTCCTGTTCTTGGAAAACCTATAAACACTCTCTTTAGACAAAGACTTAGTCTCATCCACGACATTAACAATGACAATCTTGTAACAAGCATAACAATCACAATTAGAACTACAAGGGTCATTAACTTGTAAGTAAAGAGAGATATGTCCAGGTACTGATAAAGAATCCCCTTTTGGGTACATTAAAAAACGAAAGTCATAGCCACTAACTTGAAAATATCTGCTATATAAAGACCTGGACTTTATTTTCCTGAAATCTGGGATAACCCATTTGCAAACGGAGTGAAAGTCCTCACTACAGTCCACATTCACCGTGTAATCCGCCGCCGGTGGGGTTTCCGATAATGGAGACGAAATGGGTTTAGGGGTTTTGGTTTTAAGGGTTTTTACTCtgtggtttttcattttttttaattaaaaaacactaaaaaagacTCTTTTTTATGTCAATGGGTTTAGTGAATTTTGTGcgtgctttttgttttttagagagagaaggcTTTTGTTTTTGGGTGGTTCTGATTCTTGGCTGTGTTtctgagagagggagagggagaggagagGGGAGAGGAGCTGAGACTGGGAGGGAAATTTGTGTGAATTTGTGGGACCCACAAGATCCTGCCACATTTCTGACCAGGGAGATGCCACGTGGTTCAGGATTAATTGGGTTGCaagcaacaaaacaaaaattatgaagcctggAGAAGAAGGTACAGCACCCTGTAAAACAATAATGTTTGGTAGTATTTAATTActgtttaaaaagtaaaatagaaTAACAAAggtgagaaataaaaaaataacatgtctgaaaattatatatatatatatatatatatatatacatgacaTTACAACTTTAGGTTTTATGAGGCAGTCAGATTTCTTTGAATGtgttaaaagataattttttctagATAAATTTAGGATAACCCAACTATTAGTactaacataataaaattaggataattaattttgagtgtctcaatttatttgagttatataattgaatgttttatttttaattctatttagaTAAGTACTTGATGCAACTAGTtagcataataaaatatttaagtaaatatttattaatttgtcaTGTAAGTTAAATGATGACATGATGATTGGGAAATAAATAGCACATGCATTTTTAGTcctttgtgttttattttagagaATTTTGTTTGATTCTTAGTGAATTATCTAGAGTTTTAGATATCTTTTAGAAGTATTTATTTCTTGTAGATTCAATGTATTTTTCAGGTATTTAACTACTGGAATTTGCTGAATTTGGGATCATATGAGGAGGCAAATAATGGGCTGAGCTTAGAGTTCGAACACTGGTTGGTCTGTCCTAGATAATCTTGAACACtggttggttttttatttataacggGAGTTATACAACTCTGTTTCATGTGTTCTCTACCTTTctgaaaagctaagacatgggcCTACAGTTCTTATGATgataaaaggttttttatttataacggGAGTTATACAACTCTGTTTCATGTGTTCTCTACCTTTctgaaaagctaagacatgggcCTACAGTTCTTATGATGATAAAAGAACctagttttgttgttttgaatcaCAAAAACAGGTTGAAATACACAGTATGAATCAGACCCAGAATCCCTGCAATCTAGACACTGTCTTGGTTTTtggcccatatctcgagttctagattttcaaaaattgcaagaccagttttgttggaaagaaaattttatacaattgttttaaaaatagaaaagtctCAGCTCATACATTTTCTGCCCCAAAATTGGCTCGCAATatcaggaaagaaaataaagttagaATTCGTGACAGTAGAAAAgttatttcctttcctttgaaGGATAAAGCCATACTATAAAAACCCCTTTAGAAAGCAGCCAAATGACGTTTTTAATACCCTAAAAACACCACAAGAGAGAGGAGGTGGCATCTAGGAGCTGAAGCAATcagaactgaaaagaaaaaagccaaGGACAACAACCCCTTCAAGACATCCAACTCTCTAATCTTCTAATACTCTTAAGTGATGTTCATTatgtcaagtttttttatttatttagatatgagtagttttttattctagtattttttatatagtctaACTATGATTATGCAaatatttctttgattgaattaattcagTATTTGTTGAGTATTTCATTCTAAACTTAATGTTTGTATACGTTTAATCACCGTTTGCATGATTTGGGATTCAATTTGAGATTGAGAAATGGCAATTGACTCAACCATTTTTTAAATACCATAAGGAATCTATAGGATAGAGATATCCATGGATCTTGTATAATCCTTAAGGATTTTATCGTTCCTAATAAATTTTGACAAGTttgcatgttaaaataattcgTTGATGCTCCAGAGAGATTagtgattaaattaataaaacctgattatcaacaataataaagaaatttcCATAggattaaaacaattgaaaaattcGCATAGGATTAGTTACGACAAAGTTAAAAATCCTAGGATCCATTAAACTTGATTTCAACACCGTTTAATTATAtgcttgtttgttttaattgtttttagtttcacAAACTTTTATAATCGAATCATCAAATAGATATGAATTTAATACATTTGGTACTTATGGATAATTTTTGCAAATCCTTGTGGGACGATACTATACTCATTTACTTTATTACTTGTTACGATTCGTGCACTTGTGATTTTGACCAACACATGAATACTAATatctaagattaaaaaaatataaagaatgaaTTATCTTATGGTTTACTttgataaaggaaaaaaaactataattggAAATGTAAAAGGGGGTTTTTCTTATATAAGCTATCAACGTTATACATCAgggtatgtgtgtgtgttttttttctaatatatatatatatatatatatatatatatatatatatataatcactattattttaaatttttagataggTTTTGGAGAGAATTTTCACATCTATTCACTTGTTGACATGATATctaattaatgatataaaaccaaGTTTAAGTATTAGTGTCCATATTAAGGttgtcaaaaactttttttttatatgacatgaaaaatacaatGTAAACTTGAtcgtaaaattataagaaaattattttttttcatacatagtGTTACAACCCATTTCTTGGGTTTCCCCCAAATTTACctatttccttttaaaaataaaaaataaaataataataacaaaaagacAGGTAACTTGGCAAAAGCAGACTGAGAAGTGTTTCAAATGTATAAAGAAATCAAGCTGCAGTTTTGGATAAAATTAGGAGCCCAATTGTACCCTATTGTATCTAAGACTGAAGAGACAATGCAGAttgaagattaaattaaatgattattaggcgaatctgtataaaaattaagtttagagACTGAgactgaattatatttttaatagatcaatttgatttaatcatgggtcaaattaaaggtttaattatgtttaagaattaatttggatcaaattaaaagatttattagGTGCGagaatttaattatacttttaatgggtcaaattaattttattagggaattaattggtgaaaaattaagtttggaagcccaatttgagcttaatcgagaacattataattttagaggatcaaacttaatttttacaatgttaattaattgaaatcaaggataaaattgcaagaaaatcaaagtttatggtcaattaagggtcaaattaaagaaatttgcaACCaagaacatttttaaaaaaaggcgtTAAACTTCGAGGACTCAATTTGGTTGAAAACAttggtgaaattgaaagttaAATGGTCAATTGATGATCAATTTgtataaatccaaaaccaaggatcaaaataaaaagcgCTGAACTTCAAAGTTGATATTTGAGTTTGGCGAGggtaaaattacataaaattaaaagtttgaagtcaattacggatgtaattaaaagaaatcaaaaaacaaaggaCTCAATTGAGTTTTAGTCAAATCCATAATTAAAACCCTAAGGGTGTTAAAACAatgtcgtttcatttaaatgaaacaatgtgttttgaccaaaacaatttgttttggtACAAAACGATGCTGTTTTGACCAACACAATAAAAGAGGGTGCTAGACGACATGTCGTGTGCCCACTATTTATCATATTCAACCTTTTATATCCAAAAGGTTGCTTAGGCGGCTGCTTTTCAGAAGCATTTAATCCCTCATCTCTCTACCAAACAAGACAAACAAGACATCACTCTCATGACCCGACACCATACTACACCCTAACATGATTCTTGTCGGCTAGTCGCCTCTATAGCCACCGTAACGCTGCTCCAAAGAGTCTGACCCAATCAGCCTTTGCAACCAAATTTCGCAGCTTGTTATGTTGACCTCTTGGACAACGACTGAGATCCTTCTTGTTTGAATCAAGGGCTAagatttattatcaataaaCATCAGATGAACTTTTCACTTTTTATCCCCTGTAAATAGAGGTGAATTTTGTGCAAACATGGAGGAGAAATCTGAAGGGAAAGTAAGCCAAAAATAAGACTTTTCACATCTTTTTTTAGCTTCCCAACCAACcatttttctccttcttcataGACCTACATGAACACCCATCTCAGCCATTGCCACAACATTTTCCTTCTCTCCACCATGAGAATCAACCTCCCTCCACCAACtacaacttcttctttttccaacGACGCAAGCTTCTTCTCTCTACCAGTAATAGGGGCACCAACTATCTATCTAACAGCATCGCCAATTGCCAACTCTTCTACTAGAGTCCCCACCATCCTCACTCCGGACCTCCCAGCAACGGTAGTCAAGCAGCACCTCCAAGTCAGGTAATCGTATTCTCCCATCTTCCTCACCTTTTTTTGGTGTAAacatgcagaacgtgaattaGAATTCACGTTTCGTGGTTTACTACACAATTTAGTCACTAGGCTTGGCTAATGACTAAGTTGTGTAGGTTGGACCCTCAATCCagcccattttttttaaaaaaagaaaaagaaattgttgagcCTTCAATCGGCCCAACCCAACCAAATTAGGCTTGGGCCTAACAAGCCCAACCTTTAGACTAAGGccatgtttgtcaaacacactaTAATgtcttttgtttagtttttaatttgtctttattttaataaaaagccaaaaaatataaaaaccaaggaccattttgaaattatttatgggCCCATCAcgtattttttcaataattttgctcatcctttctcttgttttttttttttatcatatgatCGTCTTTCCCTTATTCATAAAGTTTTCACAACACAACTTACCCTCTTTAAAGAACCAACCAATTTTTAACATGTTGTTTAAGATCCAAAGTGGTGTCAAGTCATGCACAATGAAGTCTAAGCATTTTATACCAACAACGCTTTAAGTCTTGGATCTTTGACATCTCATGAAAGACCTATTAGCTGCAAATGGGTCTATAAAATAAGCTTCATCCCAATGGTATTGTTGAGAGATATAAAACTTGCTTGGTGGAAAAAGGTTATGGCCAAATTATAAGTGTTGATCATAGAAAAACATTTGCTTTGATGGCTAAATTAACCATCATTAGTATACTACTTAACATTGTTACACTTCAAGGATGACATTTTCACCAAacttgatatatattaataatgtatTATTTAATGATGACCTCTTCAAAGATGTTTACATGTCTATACTTTTTGGTTTTGTAGGAAAAAAGGAGAATCGAGTATGCAAGATGCATAAATCTATTTACGGTATAAAACAAGCTTCACAACAatgatttatcaatttatcaAGTGCTCTTAAATCTAATATGTTTCATCAATCATGTTTCAACTACTCATTATTCGCTCAAAACTATCCAAGTAACATCATAACATTATTGGTTTATATTGACAATGTAATATTGGCAGGAAATAACTTAGAAGATATTAAAAGCACTAAGAAATccctttaaaatcattttaaattaaaggaCGTAggtcaactaaaaaaaaattagggatagAGGTTGCACAATCAAAGCAAGAAATCATATTGTGTCGAAGAAAATAtacattagaaattttaaaagataaaggtTTTCTAGGTGAAAAATCCTCATGATTCCATATCAAGCCTAACTTGTCACTCATATAGACAAACAAAGAGCTATTAATTGAGCCATCCCTATACTAATGACTTGTGGGTCAATTGAATTACCTCATCATAACAAGACCTGATATAGTTTATGTTGTTTATACACCGAGTCAATTTATAGATAAACCTAGACAACCACACCTTGAAGCTGCACATAAAGTCCTCAAGTATATCATACAATCACTTGGGCAAGAGATTTTCTTACCCTCTATAGGTTTATTAAAGTTACAAGTATTTTATGATACCGATTAGGTCTGATGCAAAGATATAAGGAGATCAATAGTTGGCTATTGCATTTTACTCGGTAAAACACCAATTTCTTAGAAGACAAATAGATAAAGCATTATGTCTTGCTGAGGCAGAATGTCGATAAATGACCACTACTTGTTGTGAGGTTACTtggttgaaaaatatattgacaAAACTAAGAGTGAATCACACACAACGAGTTACATTGTTTTGTAACAACCAAGCTGCTATACATATTGCTTCAAATCCTTTGTTTCAGAAATGAACAATTCACATAAGGATTGATTGTTATTTAATGtgtgaaaatatttaaatgggGATAATGCTAACAACTTATATTCAAGCTACAAATCAGTTAGCTGGTTTGTTCACTAAGCCATTGAGTTCGATACAATTTGAAATACTACTTATAAAGTTAGGTGTCATTAACATACACTCTAACTTCAaagggtgttaaaaaaaataatctcatcaAATATGTTAAAGGAAAGAATCTCATAGAATAAgttgttaaataatttaattgattatttgttttctattcttGTATATGACTTTGAATAATTGTAGACAATAAAGTAGCATGATCtgtgtataaatatataatccTAGCATTTTGAATGAATCAATAAGTAATTCTTCATCAACTACATTTCTTCATATTAATGGATAACAAAGATTTCTAAAAGGTGATAATGGAGGTGAGATTGGATTTTGAATAAGATAAATTTagtagtaatattttttttttggtagtgaAGAGACAAGGTGGACTCTAGATTTTAAATGGAGGGAATGTTTTGCTTTGAATGACATGAAATTGAGATGAATTTGGTTGAGTTGAGTTTGGTGAGAAAGAAATAGGTCCAACCTATTTATAGGTTGTTGTGACAACAAGGCCAAAACTATTCACCTACTCAATCCCACTACTATACAACTTAGGCCTGGTCCAAAATAAGGATGGAAAAAGATCATTTTACTAGCTACTTTCATCCTTTATAAGTAGTGGACAAGcctaaaaactattttttaaataaaattttaatttataatgaataataagaaatattatgtATCAACATATATTATAAGTTAATCATGtatgtataaaattaaaaatatattatttaattatgagGGGAGAACAAGGAGGCAAACATCCTCCTACCTTGTGCCCCATGGTTACcaggtcaagaaaaaaaaattggactgTATATGGTTTGAGATTCATGAGGCTGGATTTAATCAATACCCTTAGATAATGAGATAcaattctttattaattttatagttttggttTGAAAATGAATGAAATACATTTTGAATCAATTAAAGATGATTAgttattttgattatatatagagagaaaatTAAGAGGGCTCAATGACTCGTTGTGCCCTCTGAGAGGAATCACTGCAAATTTaggttttctctttttctttttttgtttctaggatttttttcattttaacccctcaattgttttttttccggtcttttaatgttatattaatttgaaattaatcttGGTGATTTGTTTATTATGCCTATGTATAAAGATCGCATGTTATTGAAGAAATGTTTTGTTGTTTAGTTAATGTTTGgtattggaaaaacaaaatccaattttttttttccagcaagcGCCTTTTTTACATGTTATCATAaccacttttcttttttaatttggtttatttacTAATGTAgctttttgttttcattatataattaaatgaaaccaaGTTATTAGACCAAGTTGAGTGGTGCATGACCTAAGTCGTGTGTTTTTCacacttttttaaaacacactaATAAcacttaaacattttttttcattaaaaaaaaatatgttctgcCCGTGGAATAACACAATCAGCCTACATAGTTTAAACTATACAATAAAAGTATTGTTTCCTTTGACAAACATCAACTTAGGATTTCTTTTGGGGAAAAAACATTATAGGGATCTTAGAATCATTTTgcttatcaattaaaattaatttttttctccgaATAATTTAGAAAACGCTTCTCAAATCTCACATCAATCTAATACGTTCAAGGAAACAGTTTCTCTAGGTGTTAGCTGTAAAATACAACCAGACCTTCTTAACCACTAGGTATACTTTCAAGATAAGCCATAGCCtagttaaaaaaagatttcacAGATGAGGATAAGAATAAAGTCCCTTTCTCCACGTTCAACCAAAATGGTTCGTTTGTTCAtgaactgaatttttttatcttgcttGGATTCTCTTCTTGACATCAAACAAGCTAgggatgtacttcatcttccaTTTGATCCTAAACAATTAAACCACAACCACCAGATCATAACCCACAAATCTCATGGGGCACACAGAATTGTATGTATATACTGTGAGCCATTCGTCTCCAAGAGAAAATGTGAGCCATTTGTCTTGCAGCCATCATTACTTGTTGCGTGGAGATATCACACAAGACAAAGTCTAATAAATATGTTCTGTGTTGGTTTATGTGCTGGAATTTTGGTGTGGTTAAAAGGATGGTGAGTAATGTCTGCTTGTGTTGTGGAAAAATTTGTCTTGATAAATTGCCTGCCTTCACCTTCTTCTAGTCCTTCATCTTCCCCCAGAAGCCCATAAAAGAAGGTGTGATTAATTGGAAGggattttattttaggtttggCGGCAAGC encodes:
- the LOC7474674 gene encoding uncharacterized protein LOC7474674 isoform X1; translated protein: MKNHRVKTLKTKTPKPISSPLSETPPAADYTVNVDCSEDFHSVCKWVIPDFRKIKSRSLYSRYFQVSGYDFRFLMYPKGDSLSVPGHISLYLQVNDPCSSNCDCYACYKIVIVNVVDETKSLSKESVYRFSKNRKSIGWCEFAVSNTVLDANSGFLKDGVLTISGEIRVLDEKMEFSSDCSEGMSYALNGKVTWSIRNYGLLKQMVKTQKIISSAFRVWEAYLGVNLSKSMVNGAENLSLFLDIKDIEKNPVIDRSCWCLFRISVLSQKPGVSHVSREYYGRFGGGGDTSLGWTEFMKISDFFDEGYVVDDNVLVSVSFNAIQESSFSFRIEGVSSGKCKGMINCGYLGGKSKYGLVKRCDDYTGKIIWKIENFSRLKDILKKKKMKGLCVKSRRFRIGNMEVRILVYPRGQSQKPIHLSTFLEVLDPGNSSGDWSSFIVYQLAVMNGKMIEKSVVKQSAERCSNATKNHGWSEFMTLTSLFDQDSGFIGHETAVFTAEVHILKETFMTTESSDNACSVTWKMENFLSFKEIMLSRRILSRFFEIGGCKLQIGIYQSSANICAYLGSDPLIDNFWVNYRITIVNQNDPAKSLCKESSLCTKAYFNADLQLMKVSDMLDTDAGFVVHETITLVCEILDCCPWFEFFEPETGNMEAEPSDCQFLSAVCQMDINNEECKKTFSEVSGVLGSTPYEALQSVIHLLFKSASQCQCIPRAVNVVRARLELLGAEISPDLLDLLGSTMNSQHEIAEAMLREIDSVFALDEKCKLLDVTPCPLSKEVPYLDSGTRLAANSSHREDESGSHVHHHFSDIFILIDMLSIPSLTIEASGVFERGVAHGYIDNQVVALVLEKHAQRFSANSTAREKNAESLFSEEFFTPVLALAETLSLSINSQVHNFVKMFYVTLFEVFSGESYHTRMLRGLVDLATSPVENSLEMNLDMLIFLVHREHGFARPVLKMVGDAAKHDNADHSAISHRLRCLEEKIIHIGKEKRAELSNMSSEKATLLERLTETEAALLHYKSEMELERDHFTCEKTELCAHIQDIETQLEQLCSKHKDHVAKHCMEKRDYQDHLYHVETQLSHLKSLKHQELKKLLKEKEVLAERLRHAEANLEVSDRKLKKYASKVVIQEEEQQTQLDEIWQLKQKVEQIEIVKQDKEEEVAHYRACTYDLEAKLNDCQKHIQFLENAHREEMEQHAPLYGVGLESLSMESLENLLRIHEDGIKNIHALQHQLRNRSGDLVSSANPLQLRQFATYSTISYC
- the LOC7474674 gene encoding uncharacterized protein LOC7474674 isoform X3 is translated as MKNHRVKTLKTKTPKPISSPLSETPPAADYTVNVDCSEDFHSVCKWVIPDFRKIKSRSLYSRYFQVSGYDFRFLMYPKGDSLSVPGHISLYLQVNDPCSSNCDCYACYKIVIVNVVDETKSLSKESVYRFSKNRKSIGWCEFAVSNTVLDANSGFLKDGVLTISGEIRVLDEKMEFSSDCSEGMSYALNGKVTWSIRNYGLLKQMVKTQKIISSAFRVWEAYLGVNLSKSMVNGAENLSLFLDIKDIEKNPVIDRSCWCLFRISVLSQKPGVSHVSREYYGRFGGGGDTSLGWTEFMKISDFFDEGYVVDDNVLVSVSFNAIQESSFSFRIEGVSSGKCKGMINCGYLGGKSKYGLVKRCDDYTGKIIWKIENFSRLKDILKKKKMKGLCVKSRRFRIGNMEVRILVYPRGQSQKPIHLSTFLEVLDPGNSSGDWSSFIVYQLAVMNGKMIEKSVVKQSAERCSNATKNHGWSEFMTLTSLFDQDSGFIGHETAVFTAEVHILKETFMTTESSDNACSVTWKMENFLSFKEIMLSRRILSRFFEIGGCKLQIGIYQSSANICAYLGSDPLIDNFWVNYRITIVNQNDPAKSLCKESSLCTKAYFNADLQLMKVSDMLDTDAGFVVHETITLVCEILDCCPWFEFFEPETGNMEAEPSDCQVNVVRARLELLGAEISPDLLDLLGSTMNSQHEIAEAMLREIDSVFALDEKCKLLDVTPCPLSKEVPYLDSGTRLAANSSHREDESGSHVHHHFSDIFILIDMLSIPSLTIEASGVFERGVAHGYIDNQVVALVLEKHAQRFSANSTAREKNAESLFSEEFFTPVLALAETLSLSINSQVHNFVKMFYVTLFEVFSGESYHTRMLRGLVDLATSPVENSLEMNLDMLIFLVHREHGFARPVLKMVGDAAKHDNADHSAISHRLRCLEEKIIHIGKEKRAELSNMSSEKATLLERLTETEAALLHYKSEMELERDHFTCEKTELCAHIQDIETQLEQLCSKHKDHVAKHCMEKRDYQDHLYHVETQLSHLKSLKHQELKKLLKEKEVLAERLRHAEANLEVSDRKLKKYASKVVIQEEEQQTQLDEIWQLKQKVEQIEIVKQDKEEEVAHYRACTYDLEAKLNDCQKHIQFLENAHREEMEQHAPLYGVGLESLSMESLENLLRIHEDGIKNIHALQHQLRNRSGDLVSSANPLQLRQFATYSTISYC
- the LOC7474674 gene encoding uncharacterized protein LOC7474674 isoform X2, coding for MKNHRVKTLKTKTPKPISSPLSETPPAADYTVNVDCSEDFHSVCKWVIPDFRKIKSRSLYSRYFQVSGYDFRFLMYPKGDSLSVPGHISLYLQVNDPCSSNCDCYACYKIVIVNVVDETKSLSKESVYRFSKNRKSIGWCEFAVSNTVLDANSGFLKDGVLTISGEIRVLDEKMEFSSDCSEGMSYALNGKVTWSIRNYGLLKQMVKTQKIISSAFRVWEAYLGVNLSKSMVNGAENLSLFLDIKDIEKNPVIDRSCWCLFRISVLSQKPGVSHVSREYYGRFGGGGDTSLGWTEFMKISDFFDEGYVVDDNVLVSVSFNAIQESSFSFRIEGVSSGKCKGMINCGYLGGKSKYGLVKRCDDYTGKIIWKIENFSRLKDILKKKKMKGLCVKSRRFRIGNMEVRILVYPRGQSQKPIHLSTFLEVLDPGNSSGDWSSFIVYQLAVMNGKMIEKSVVKQSAERCSNATKNHGWSEFMTLTSLFDQDSGFIGHETAVFTAEVHILKETFMTTESSDNACSVTWKMENFLSFKEIMLSRRILSRFFEIGGCKLQIGIYQSSANICAYLGSDPLIDNFWVNYRITIVNQNDPAKSLCKESSLCTKAYFNADLQLMKVSDMLDTDAGFVVHETITLVCEILDCCPWFEFFEPETGNMEAEPSDCQFLSAVCQMDINNEECKKTFSEVSGVLGSTPYEALQSVIHLLFKSASQCQCIPRAVNVVRARLELLGAEISPDLLDLLGSTMNSQHEIAEAMLREIDSVFALDEKCKLLDVTPCPLSKEVPYLDSGTRLAANSSHREDESGSHVHHHFSDIFILIDMLSIPSLTIEASGVFERGVAHGYIDNQVVALVLEKHAQRFSANSTAREKNAESLFSEEFFTPVLALAETLSLSINSQVHNFVKMFYVTLFEVFSGESYHTRMLRGLVDLATSPVENSLEMNLDMLIFLVHREHGFARPVLKMVGDAAKHDNADHSAISHRLRCLEEKIIHIGKEKRAELSNMSSEKATLLERLTETEAALLHYKSEMELERDHFTCEKTELCAHIQDIETQLEQLCSKHKDHVAKHCMEKRDYQDHLYHVETQLSHLKSLKHQELKKLLKEKEVLAERLRHAEANLEVSDRKLKKYASKVVIQEEEQQTQLDEIWQLKQKVEQIEIVKQDKEEEVAHYRACTYDLEAKLNDCQMMRGQVHLNNVGLMALNCFLGCLCYQLKNPPCRNISNFLKMHIGRRWNSMLLYMV